One segment of Salvia splendens isolate huo1 chromosome 20, SspV2, whole genome shotgun sequence DNA contains the following:
- the LOC121780966 gene encoding uncharacterized protein LOC121780966: protein MAANSDKNRRLHWTNQKHLHFLNSMEASFVQSMLQNNSRFPPLHRYLPDSSDSTLDLDKFKSSSSTFHTDNVESSVRRTKIKTKTRILSCQKSSQDQVVPEFQNKGDEKR, encoded by the exons ATGGCAGCAAACAGTGATAAAAACAGGAGGTTGCATTGGACAAACCAGAAGCACTTGCATTTCTTGAACTCAATGGAAGCTTCTTTTGTTCAATCCATGCTCCAAAATAACTCCCGCTTTCCCCCTCTCCACCGTTATTTACCAGACTCCTCTGATTCTACCCTGGATTTGGACAAGTTTAAATCATCTTCCTCCACTTTTCATACAG ATAATGTGGAGTCCAGTGTGAGAAGGACAAAGATAAAGACAAAGACGAGAATTTTATCATGCCAAAAATCTTCTCAGGATCAG GTGGTCCCAGAATTTCAGAACAAGGGAGATGAGAAAAGATAA
- the LOC121780990 gene encoding ADP-ribosylation factor-related protein 1-like — MFSLLYGLWKYAFSKMEFHVLILGIDKSGKTTLLEKLKSQYSNLEGLPPDRIVPTVGLNIGRIEVSNTKLAFWDLGGQLGLRSIWEKYYDEAHAVIYVVDAACPSRFEDSKSALEKALRHEDLQGAPVLILANKQDLEEAASTDELAQYLDINKLDGRDFKFQAVSAFDGLGIKEGVNWLVDAMERSKRTETLRLRAGSNVV, encoded by the exons ATGTTTTCCCTACTTTATGGACTATGGAAGTACGCGTTCAGCAAGATGGAGTTTCATGTTCTTATTCTTGGAATAGACAAGTCCGGGAAAACA ACATTACTGGAGAAGTTGAAGTCACAATACTCAAACTTGGAGGGTCTCCCACCAGATCGAATTGTTCCCACTGTAGGACTTAATATTGGCCGCATTGAAGTTTCAAATACAAAACTTGCTTTCTGGGACCTGGGAGGTCAG CTTGGTCTTCGCTCAATATGGGAGAAATATTATGATGAGGCACATGCTGTGATTTATGTAGTTGATGCTGCCTGTCCATCCCGTTTTGAAGATTCAAAATCTGCACTTG AAAAGGCTCTGCGGCATGAAGATTTGCAAGGAGCTCCAGTGTTGATACTAGCGAACAAGCAG GATCTTGAAGAAGCCGCATCAACTGATGAACTTGCTCAGTATTTGGACATAAATAAATTGGACGGGCGAGATTTTAAATTTCAAGCTGTTTCAGCTTTTGATGG ATTGGGAATAAAAGAGGGTGTAAACTGGCTGGTAGATGCAATGGAGAGAAGTAAGAGAACTGAAACTTTGAGGCTTCGTGCCGGAAGCAATGTTGTCTAG